Below is a genomic region from Citrobacter europaeus.
GCCCCTATTCGGTGGTGCTGCTCGATGAAATCGAAAAGGCGCACCCGGACGTGCTGGAGGCGTTCTATAACGTCTTCGACAAAGGCGTAATGGAGGACGGCACCGGGTTGATTGTCGATTTCAAAAATACGGTGATGCTGGCGACCAGCAACGTCGGCGCGGAATTAATTCTCGACACGCCTGCGGGGGAATTAAACAGCGAGCGGTTCAACGAGGCGCTGCGCGAGGAACTATTAACCCATTTCCGCCCGGCGTTTTTAGCAAGGATGACCACGGTGGCGTATCGGGCGTTGGATGAAGAAATATTGAAGGGAATTGTGCTGGCTAAATTAGAGAAATTAGCGCAGCGATATTTAGTGGCGACGGGAGAAAAATTAAATATGGAGGATGGATTGGTCGAAAGAGTAATGGAGAAATGTAAGGGAGTGGGGGCGAGGGATGTTGAGAATCTGGTGGTTGGGGAAGTGATGGGATAATTATTGAGGAATTAATATGCCACATAATGGAAGATGCATAGAAATATCTTGTAGCTTTGTTCACCCTTCAAGACAAGTAACAAGAACATATAATACATCTCGATACATATATTCGTATGAACAAGATGATCAGTTTACATTCATAAGAATTTTACGGCATGCAAAAAGAAAATATGCATCTGAAAATATGATTAGGCATATGTGGATTGGCGCAATTAATACAAATCAGAGAATGCGATTCCATATTCATGCAGATACAGAACTATCAGAACAACATGAAATTGTTCCCTAATCAATTGATGTGTTGTTATTTTCAAATTGAATGCAGAACTGCCGGATGGCGGCTTTGCCTTATCCGGCCTACAAAGACTGCACATTCTGTAGGCCCGGTAAGCGTAGCGCCACCGGGCATAACGTACTCGACAAATATAAAAGGAATTTCATATGTCAGATTCCACCATCATCAAGCTTACCTCCCCAACATTAACCGATCTGGTCGCCGCCACCGCGCAGACCGAATCCCAGCTTAACGGCCTGATCACCGCCACCGTCGCGGGAACCACCTCTGCGCCGTTAACGCTGGATGCCGCGCTGGCGACCCATCTGACCGCCACCATCAACGACGCCGATTACGACGGTCTGATTGCCGAGGCGCACCAGCTTCCGGCGACCAGCAACGCCGATCGCTACCAGTTTGTGCTGCGCCCATGGCTATGGTGGCTGACGCTCGCCAGCAATAACCGCGTGTTTCAGAACCTCAGTGTGCAGGAGATCGTCGAAAAGGTGTTTAAAGACGCCGGGTTTACCGACTACAAATTCCAGCTGGAAACCAAACCGGCGAAGCGTGAATACTGCCTGCAATACAACGAAAGCGATTTTAATTTTGTCTCGCGGCTGCTAGAGCAGGAGGGAATTTTCTGGTTCTTTACCCACGCAGCAGGCAAGCACACGCTGGTGCTGGCGGATGATAACAGCGCCTTCCCGCCGATTACTGGTGATAAAAAGGTCAAGTATCAGGCCGCAGCAAGCGGCGCGCGGGAAACCGGCATGATTCGTTCGGCGCAGCTAAGTTTGCAGGCCACTGCGCAGGGGTTCCAGAGCAGCGACTATAACTACGAACAGCCAAAAGCCACGCTGTTTGTCCAGGCCGGGGAGAAGAAGGGCGGGATGCAGTATCAGCATCCGGGGCGTTTTAGCGTTAAAGCCGAAGGCGACGCGCTGGCGGCGTGGAAGGTTAATGCCCTGAAGGCGCAGGCCAAACAGCTGGTCGGTGAAAGCGACCGCGCGGCGCTGATGGCCGGTCACTGGTTCACCTTAACCGAGCACGACGACAAGGCGCTAAACATCGACTGGCTAATCACCGCCGTCAGCCACGAGTACGACGGCGAGCGCTATCGCAACCGCTTTACCGCCATTCCGAAAGCGACGCTATACCGCCCGCAGAGCAACACGCCAGTACCGTTTATGCATACCCAGACGGCGACGGTGGTTGGCAAGTCGGGAGAAGAGATCTGGACCGACAAGCTCGGGCGAGTAAAGGTGCAGTTCCCGTGGGACAGAGAGGGTAAAAACGACGAAACCAGCTCCTGCTGGCTGCGGGTCGCCACCGCCTGGAGCGGCAACGGCTTTGGCGCGCAGTTTATCCCGCGCGTCGGTCAGGAAGTGGTGGTGAGCTTTATCGACGGCGACCCGGATAAGCCGCTGATTACCGGCTGCGTGTACAACGGCGCGAATGCTCTGCCGTATGCCCTTCCGGCAAATCAGACTCAGTCCGGGATTAAAACCAAAAGTGAAAAAGGTTTTAACGAACTGCGCTTCGACGACAAAAAAGACGCCGAACTGCTGGCGATGCAGGCGCAGAAAGACTTCCAGCTCACCGTGCTCAACGACAGCAAAACGACTATCAGCCATGACGACATTCAGAGCGTCAAAAACGATCGCACGCGCACCGTTGAAGAGGGCAACGAAGCGGTCACCCTGAAAAAAGGCAATCGCACGGTGAAAATCGAAAAAGGCAGCGACACGCTGGAGGTCAAAGAGAAACGCAGTGTGACGGTGAAAGGCGATCAGGAACACGCCATCGACGGCAACCAGACGCATAAGGTAAAGGGCAA
It encodes:
- the vgrG gene encoding type VI secretion system tip protein VgrG, which codes for MSDSTIIKLTSPTLTDLVAATAQTESQLNGLITATVAGTTSAPLTLDAALATHLTATINDADYDGLIAEAHQLPATSNADRYQFVLRPWLWWLTLASNNRVFQNLSVQEIVEKVFKDAGFTDYKFQLETKPAKREYCLQYNESDFNFVSRLLEQEGIFWFFTHAAGKHTLVLADDNSAFPPITGDKKVKYQAAASGARETGMIRSAQLSLQATAQGFQSSDYNYEQPKATLFVQAGEKKGGMQYQHPGRFSVKAEGDALAAWKVNALKAQAKQLVGESDRAALMAGHWFTLTEHDDKALNIDWLITAVSHEYDGERYRNRFTAIPKATLYRPQSNTPVPFMHTQTATVVGKSGEEIWTDKLGRVKVQFPWDREGKNDETSSCWLRVATAWSGNGFGAQFIPRVGQEVVVSFIDGDPDKPLITGCVYNGANALPYALPANQTQSGIKTKSEKGFNELRFDDKKDAELLAMQAQKDFQLTVLNDSKTTISHDDIQSVKNDRTRTVEEGNEAVTLKKGNRTVKIEKGSDTLEVKEKRSVTVKGDQEHAIDGNQTHKVKGNYTLNVDGNLTIKVSGTLTLESGKTLDIKSGAGLNASASGSMKLDATNIASEAKASLTQKAATISHEAKATLTSKASATQTVDGGGMLMIKGGMVKIN